A window from Mytilus galloprovincialis chromosome 8, xbMytGall1.hap1.1, whole genome shotgun sequence encodes these proteins:
- the LOC143043255 gene encoding uncharacterized protein LOC143043255: MLQIQASTLKILFICEVTFKMVVSSGKASDAAERSLAVHYANYKEDIVLKKNLDILNRTEKNIVHSVQIDQKILYKRFQDKLHRSKLAYARMYGDKEKERELRAKNLRSLNINVGDSEQDYEFLKKIQPNKGTKPKKTSRVKINIDAVIDDVFDEEAPRLRSRSMSEGSMTPLPVTTHAHPITTRPSSAKYGRNDQRTQCFPVTALSAKGNTPDKNLLKVPTIDTRPRTCSPKLSGPRSRRNSSVTTKNGNKSPRRSTNLFEHDEHVDHVEMRLRELKTLDFTDKIGNFCESLEDYKSDKNGNIDYYTMRVEASPKVQNLIDIPGTPDEQYQKHFGNLTVKSLTMKKLNFDFSKSDSSQSHLFTPDASAMLRYESSEDSDSDSD, encoded by the coding sequence ATGTTACAAATACAAGCGTCAACACtcaaaattttattcatttgCGAAGTTACATTCAAAATGGTCGTATCGTCTGGTAAAGCAAGCGACGCTGCCGAACGTTCTTTGGCGGTACATTATGCAAATTACAAAGAAGatatagttttgaaaaagaaTCTGGATATATTAAATAGAACTGAAAAGAATATAGTTCACAGTGTTCAGATAGACCAAAAAATTCTCTACAAAAGATTTCAAGATAAGCTTCATCGCTCGAAGTTAGCTTATGCTCGTATGTATGGCGACAAGGAAAAAGAAAGAGAACTAAGAGCAAAAAATTTGCGGTCTTTGAATATAAATGTTGGTGATTCTGAGCAGGATTATGAATTTCTGAAGAAGATACAACCAAATAAGGGAACAAAACCAAAGAAGACATCGAGAGTTAAGATAAATATTGATGCCGTTATTGATGATGTTTTTGATGAGGAGGCACCAAGACTTAGAAGTAGGTCTATGTCTGAAGGTAGCATGACACCATTACCGGTGACCACACATGCGCATCCTATTACTACAAGACCATCATCTGCTAAATATGGAAGAAATGACCAACGTACGCAATGTTTTCCAGTGACCGCCTTGAGTGCAAAAGGGAATACGCCCGACAAAAACTTGCTTAAAGTTCCGACCATTGATACACGACCGAGAACATGTTCACCAAAATTATCCGGACCTCGATCTAGGCGTAATTCTAGTGTTACAACGAAAAATGGAAATAAATCGCCTAGGAGATCTACAAACTTGTTTGAGCATGATGAGCATGTCGATCATGTCGAAATGAGACTGAGAGAATTAAAAACTTTGGATTTTACTGACAAGATTGGAAACTTTTGTGAATCCTTAGAGGACTATAAATCCGATAAAAACGGTAATATTGATTATTATACAATGCGTGTGGAAGCTTCACCAAAAGTACAAAATCTCATCGATATACCAGGAACGCCAGATGAACAGTATCAAAAACATTTTGGAAACCTAACTGTCAAAAGTTTAACAATGAAGAAGCTTAATTTTGATTTCAGCAAAAGTGATAGTAGCCAGAGTCATTTGTTTACACCTGATGCGTCAGCCATGCTAAGATACGAATCATCGGAGGACTCTGATTCGGATTCCGATTGA
- the LOC143043256 gene encoding uncharacterized protein LOC143043256 has product MVLRFILIILIAVCLTDAWWGGSRSSRSSSSGSRSGSSRSSWGWGRRGGSTKTNTKTRPHDMNKNQLTNLYNSKVTKVESYSRPLNGFLGKLGIKHTGVVATTKDGGRYLIHKGPGYGTKSSTVVLNANHMSKNWKKTGEKLTNGKTISNLMKDGYVNQKYGVGRDKKICWQSSGNIMDKAGRRKRVAC; this is encoded by the exons ATGGTCCTGCGATTTATTCTCATAATACTGATAGCAGTTTGTTTAACAGATGCTTGGTGGGGTGGTAGTAGAAGTTCAAGG AGTTCTAGCTCTGGATCAAGATCAGGCTCCTCCCGATCATCTTGGGGTTGGGGAAGAAGAGGAGGAagtacaaaaacaaacacaaaaacg CGGCCCCATGATATGAACAAGAATCAACTGACCAATCTGTATAACAGTAAAGTAACGAAGGTTGAGAGTTATTCTAG GCCTCTAAATGGGTTTCTTGGAAAACTTGGAATAAAGCATACTGGTGTTGTAGCTACCACTAAAGACGGCGGACGGTATCTCATTCACAAAGGTCCTGGTTATGGGACTAAATCTAGTACCGTCGTACTTAACGCCAATCATATGTCAAAAAA CTGGAAAAAGACTGGTGAAAAACTGACCAATGGGAAAACTATCTCGAATCTAATGAAAGATGGCTATGTGAATCAAAAGTATGGCGTTGGACGAGACAAAAAAATTTGTTGGCAGTCTTCTGGTAACATCATGGATAAGGCGGGGAGGAGGAAGCGAGTAGCCTGTTAA